A portion of the Candidatus Pristimantibacillus lignocellulolyticus genome contains these proteins:
- a CDS encoding RsmB/NOP family class I SAM-dependent RNA methyltransferase translates to MSATLPASFLEKMKFLLEQEYDNFMSSYDEKRYYGLRVNELKVSHEQWLRLTPFKKHLEPILWTDNAYYYEEQDRPGKHPHYHAGMYYMQEPSAMVPVELLDVQPGQRVLDLCAAPGGKSTQIASKLQGQGIIVSNDIATERTKVLAKNIELAGVRNAVVMNEHPSQIATSFPQWFDRVLIDAPCSGEGMFRKNESMIEEWENFSVERCSSMQREILDDVAKMVAPGGQIVYSTCTFSPEENEEQIARFLTRQPEFSVVQVEVNWGWSHGNHQWVSDEISEQLSQKQLLSIDGTIRLWPHRMKGEGHYVAVLKREGIARDISESSSGREVERHIMWRTIDNTVTKRDKHTKNESKFVKSGNGNRSSIKGKEKLKQNQNYGKSINAEATPEEMWNKFAKEQLSIVPIVNYEAICYGNRVYLQPEGLPSLAGLKVVRAGWYIGELKNGKFIPSHPLAMGMRQDEAIRSINFASTDELLQRYLKGETIFIDSDQLIIKDGTKQNGYVLICVDHCSVGFGKYVDGMIKNELPAGWRLI, encoded by the coding sequence ATGAGCGCCACACTTCCCGCGTCTTTCCTAGAAAAGATGAAGTTTTTATTAGAACAAGAATATGACAATTTTATGTCATCGTATGATGAAAAACGCTATTATGGTCTTCGGGTTAATGAATTGAAAGTAAGTCATGAGCAATGGCTTAGACTTACTCCCTTTAAAAAACATCTTGAACCGATTCTTTGGACTGATAATGCTTATTACTATGAAGAGCAAGATCGTCCAGGAAAACATCCTCATTACCACGCAGGAATGTACTATATGCAAGAACCTAGCGCAATGGTGCCTGTAGAGTTACTTGATGTACAACCAGGTCAACGTGTTCTCGATCTTTGCGCAGCACCTGGCGGCAAATCTACGCAAATTGCAAGCAAGCTGCAAGGGCAGGGGATTATAGTAAGTAATGATATTGCCACTGAAAGAACGAAAGTATTGGCTAAAAATATTGAGTTAGCAGGGGTCCGTAATGCAGTTGTAATGAATGAGCACCCTAGTCAGATTGCAACGAGCTTTCCACAATGGTTTGACCGAGTATTGATCGATGCACCATGCTCTGGCGAAGGGATGTTCCGAAAAAATGAAAGTATGATTGAAGAATGGGAAAACTTCTCAGTTGAACGGTGCAGTAGTATGCAACGAGAGATATTAGACGATGTTGCCAAAATGGTTGCGCCAGGCGGTCAAATCGTTTATTCGACATGTACATTTTCTCCAGAAGAGAATGAAGAGCAAATCGCGAGATTTCTCACCAGACAGCCGGAGTTTTCGGTGGTACAAGTTGAAGTTAATTGGGGTTGGTCTCATGGTAATCATCAATGGGTAAGTGATGAAATTTCGGAGCAACTTAGTCAAAAGCAATTACTTTCTATCGATGGGACAATACGTTTATGGCCTCATCGTATGAAAGGCGAAGGTCATTATGTTGCTGTTCTTAAACGTGAGGGTATAGCTAGAGATATTTCAGAATCTTCATCGGGTCGCGAAGTTGAACGACATATTATGTGGCGAACGATAGATAATACTGTAACAAAGCGTGATAAGCATACTAAAAATGAATCTAAATTTGTGAAGAGTGGAAATGGTAATCGTTCCTCTATTAAAGGAAAAGAAAAACTGAAACAAAACCAAAATTATGGAAAGTCAATAAATGCAGAGGCTACACCTGAAGAAATGTGGAACAAATTTGCTAAGGAACAGCTTTCAATTGTTCCTATTGTGAATTACGAGGCCATTTGTTACGGAAATCGTGTATACTTACAACCAGAGGGTCTACCTTCATTAGCGGGCTTGAAAGTAGTGCGTGCAGGTTGGTATATCGGAGAGTTAAAAAACGGAAAGTTCATACCTTCTCATCCGTTAGCGATGGGTATGAGGCAAGATGAAGCGATTAGAAGTATTAATTTTGCAAGTACGGATGAGCTGTTACAACGTTATCTGAAAGGTGAAACTATTTTTATTGATTCAGATCAACTTATAATAAAGGATGGGACTAAACAAAATGGCTACGTACTAATTTGTGTAGATCACTGTTCTGTAGGTTTTGGTAAGTATGTAGATGGTATGATCAAAAATGAACTTCCAGCGGGATGGAGACTGATATAG
- a CDS encoding thioredoxin family protein, producing MNTNKRNTKKKKSNMVLVYIGIIVVLLVGIFAMGKLEKDNVLYNKPAGELNTATRQLLNDPNYQNIILPEELDQKIEEKEDFVVYMFSASCNYCKQTTPEIMPIVNELGMDLPQFNLLEFPKYQEKYGVEYTPTLIAFEDGVEVERLVGGIVADGSPEGATLSDFRTFFEKYNK from the coding sequence GTGAATACGAATAAGAGAAATACTAAGAAAAAGAAATCAAACATGGTATTAGTTTACATCGGAATTATTGTTGTATTACTAGTAGGAATTTTTGCAATGGGTAAGCTAGAAAAGGACAATGTATTATATAATAAGCCTGCCGGTGAATTAAATACTGCTACACGTCAATTACTTAACGATCCGAATTACCAGAATATTATTTTACCCGAAGAACTAGATCAAAAGATAGAGGAAAAAGAAGATTTTGTTGTCTATATGTTCTCAGCAAGCTGTAATTACTGCAAACAAACTACACCTGAAATTATGCCTATCGTAAATGAATTAGGTATGGACTTACCGCAATTCAATTTATTAGAATTCCCTAAATATCAAGAAAAGTATGGCGTTGAATATACTCCAACACTAATTGCATTCGAAGATGGCGTTGAAGTTGAGCGTCTCGTAGGCGGTATTGTTGCAGATGGATCACCAGAAGGAGCAACACTTAGCGATTTCCGGACCTTCTTTGAAAAATATAATAAGTAA
- a CDS encoding PCYCGC domain-containing protein — protein sequence MEINEQKSNSDQTPLKQSNLSSFMYLFLVGFALITLLAACSMDKDEHIHTVGSETWETTTSTDELPTFLSNHTKLTSELYSHVGEHAHMMGELPCYCGCMEGTEIDEAHDSLLRCYWAEHPADDGAVTWTDHSTTCGICKHEMEMVIEMSNKGSTLDEIKQAIEQAYKQP from the coding sequence ATGGAAATTAATGAACAAAAGTCAAATTCAGATCAAACACCATTGAAACAGAGTAATTTGTCTTCATTCATGTATCTATTTCTAGTCGGTTTCGCACTAATCACTTTATTAGCTGCATGCAGTATGGACAAGGATGAACATATTCATACGGTCGGTTCAGAAACATGGGAAACTACTACTTCTACAGATGAACTCCCTACTTTCTTAAGCAACCATACTAAACTCACTTCTGAGTTATATAGTCATGTTGGAGAACATGCGCATATGATGGGAGAACTTCCTTGTTATTGTGGGTGTATGGAAGGTACTGAGATCGATGAAGCACATGATTCATTACTCAGGTGTTATTGGGCGGAGCATCCTGCAGATGACGGAGCAGTGACATGGACTGATCATAGTACGACATGTGGTATATGTAAGCATGAGATGGAAATGGTCATAGAAATGTCTAATAAAGGCAGCACTTTAGATGAAATTAAACAAGCGATTGAACAGGCATATAAACAGCCATAG
- a CDS encoding GTP pyrophosphokinase family protein has protein sequence MDGRDWSLFLQPYEQAVEELKVKLKTMRSELKAREDYTPIEFVTGRVKRISSILDKAKRLNVSEDRLHLGIEDIAGIRIMCQFVDDIYRVASLIRTRKDLKLVYEKDYIANYKESGYRSYHMIIEYPVQTAMGHTLILAEIQIRTLAMNFWATIEHSLNYKYKKALPEDVQQRLQKAAEAASQLDNEMTSIRKEILDAQTSFEDNSNVVASILWGIQKLYTFHQVRVAAQYQHKFNEYFDKEDYLALEQLSLDLAAEVAKAKKNHHS, from the coding sequence ATGGACGGCAGAGATTGGAGCCTATTTCTGCAGCCGTACGAGCAAGCGGTTGAAGAGTTGAAAGTTAAACTAAAAACGATGCGATCAGAGCTGAAAGCTAGAGAGGATTACACGCCGATTGAATTTGTTACTGGACGTGTGAAAAGAATTTCTAGCATTCTTGATAAAGCAAAACGTTTGAACGTAAGTGAAGATCGGCTTCATCTAGGGATAGAGGATATCGCAGGAATACGAATTATGTGTCAGTTCGTAGATGATATATATCGAGTAGCCTCACTGATTCGTACCCGCAAAGATCTGAAGTTGGTATATGAGAAAGATTATATAGCTAATTATAAGGAAAGTGGTTATCGCAGTTATCATATGATTATTGAATACCCAGTGCAAACAGCAATGGGACATACTCTTATTTTGGCAGAAATTCAAATACGTACATTAGCTATGAATTTTTGGGCGACAATCGAACATTCCTTGAATTATAAATATAAAAAAGCGTTGCCAGAAGATGTTCAACAACGTCTTCAAAAAGCTGCAGAGGCAGCATCGCAGCTAGATAATGAGATGACCAGTATTCGTAAAGAAATTTTGGATGCCCAAACCAGCTTTGAAGATAATTCGAATGTTGTTGCTTCAATACTTTGGGGTATTCAGAAATTATATACTTTTCATCAAGTACGCGTCGCTGCACAATACCAACATAAGTTCAATGAATATTTTGATAAGGAAGATTACTTGGCGTTGGAACAATTATCGTTGGATCTTGCTGCAGAAGTAGCGAAAGCGAAAAAGAACCATCATTCATAA
- a CDS encoding quinone-dependent dihydroorotate dehydrogenase has product MLYSKVLKPFFFKMDPEKAHHLVIDGLAMGSKVPGTLAIMNGMFGVKPAPELKSNVLGLTFEHPVGLAAGLDKNGVSTDGFSNIGFAFAEVGTVTPKAQSGNDQPRLFRLPSDEALINRMGFNNEGADAMSKSLQRRKQQKMPIAVNIGKNKVTANELAHEDYCSCIRTLYDDGDFFVVNISSPNTQGLRELQHGNELHNLLVHVCEEMDIQARKRNAPSKPIFVKIAPDMSDDQLEHTVATIQNSQISGIIATNTTLSRDGLTHQNQGETGGLSGVPLRDRSTEIIRKVYQLTNGNLPIIGSGGIFTAQDAYDKIRAGASLVEIYTALIYKGPEVLRELTDGLKECLRKDDFSNIVEAIGADHR; this is encoded by the coding sequence ATGTTATATAGTAAAGTGTTAAAACCTTTTTTCTTTAAGATGGATCCTGAAAAGGCTCACCATCTTGTCATAGATGGACTAGCAATGGGGAGTAAAGTGCCTGGTACACTTGCCATTATGAATGGAATGTTTGGCGTAAAACCAGCACCTGAATTGAAATCGAATGTCTTAGGCTTAACGTTTGAACATCCGGTCGGTCTAGCAGCTGGTTTAGATAAAAATGGTGTATCAACTGATGGTTTTTCTAATATTGGTTTCGCATTTGCCGAAGTAGGGACAGTTACTCCAAAAGCTCAATCTGGAAATGATCAACCCCGATTGTTCCGTTTACCTTCAGATGAGGCATTAATTAATCGTATGGGTTTCAATAATGAAGGTGCTGATGCGATGTCAAAATCACTTCAACGTCGTAAACAACAAAAAATGCCTATCGCTGTAAATATCGGTAAAAATAAGGTTACTGCTAACGAATTAGCACACGAAGATTATTGTTCATGTATTAGAACGTTATATGATGATGGTGATTTCTTTGTAGTAAATATTAGTTCACCTAATACTCAAGGACTAAGAGAATTACAACATGGAAATGAATTACATAATTTATTGGTTCATGTATGCGAAGAGATGGATATTCAGGCACGTAAACGTAATGCACCTTCCAAACCAATATTCGTGAAGATTGCTCCAGATATGTCAGATGATCAATTAGAACATACTGTTGCTACGATTCAGAATAGCCAAATTTCAGGTATTATCGCAACGAATACAACATTGTCTCGTGATGGACTTACCCATCAGAATCAAGGGGAAACTGGTGGATTAAGTGGAGTGCCTTTGCGTGATCGCTCCACAGAGATTATACGTAAAGTATATCAGTTAACTAATGGAAATCTCCCAATTATTGGTTCGGGTGGAATCTTTACAGCTCAAGATGCATACGATAAGATTCGTGCCGGTGCTTCATTAGTAGAAATATATACGGCGTTGATATATAAAGGGCCTGAGGTATTACGCGAGTTAACAGATGGTTTGAAAGAATGCTTACGTAAAGATGACTTTAGTAATATCGTCGAAGCAATTGGTGCAGATCATAGATAA
- a CDS encoding ferredoxin yields MAKFTWVEKDTCIACGACGATAPDIYDYDDEGIAEVIFEGDANRGVTEIPEDMFEDMQDACDGCPTDSIKIADEPFNA; encoded by the coding sequence TTGGCTAAGTTTACTTGGGTTGAAAAAGACACTTGTATCGCATGTGGTGCATGTGGTGCAACTGCTCCCGACATCTATGATTACGATGACGAGGGTATAGCAGAAGTTATTTTTGAAGGCGACGCTAACAGAGGGGTTACTGAAATCCCTGAAGATATGTTTGAAGATATGCAGGATGCTTGTGATGGATGTCCGACAGATTCCATTAAAATTGCTGACGAGCCTTTCAATGCTTAA
- a CDS encoding DNA polymerase IV, with the protein MNDNNINGHYPANGRVILHLDMNAFYCSVHEAEEPEVYAGKATAVSGSIEQRKGIIVTCSYAARKLGIRTGMNVREALRIDANLILITPNFDLYRRYSKGFMSIANQYTPVIEQVSIDECYLDITGSKLFGTPLHIAETIQKRIKQEWNLPCSIGVAPNKLLAKMASDMKKPNGITVLRRRDVPHILWEKPCVELFGIGQKTAEKLKKLHIHTIGELASAEETLLLKSFGVMGSWMKDAANGIDNNEVKSEREVNKSIGHTTTLPADLTNSEDINRVLLNLSDQTTRRLRHQGLVAGTVQITIRKPDMTTITRSYTMDTPTHNMEEIHKQAQRLFAQHWRYGDPVRLLGVTLQNLQPLQSSAIQLDLFSYNEEPKKEALTKVMDQLRDKFGESAVLTAGMLSDDPSSLIRDKKIRGTSLQKLEKDYEDLDKS; encoded by the coding sequence ATGAATGATAATAATATTAATGGACATTATCCGGCAAATGGTAGAGTAATTCTACATTTAGATATGAATGCTTTTTATTGTTCTGTACATGAAGCAGAAGAGCCGGAAGTATATGCAGGAAAAGCTACTGCAGTTTCTGGAAGTATTGAGCAGCGAAAAGGAATTATTGTTACCTGTTCATACGCTGCAAGAAAACTCGGCATTCGTACAGGGATGAATGTGCGGGAAGCTTTACGTATTGATGCCAACCTGATACTCATTACACCGAATTTTGATTTGTATCGTCGCTACTCTAAAGGGTTCATGTCGATTGCTAATCAATATACACCAGTTATTGAGCAAGTCTCGATTGACGAATGTTATCTCGATATTACCGGGTCCAAACTTTTTGGAACTCCACTTCATATTGCTGAAACGATTCAGAAGCGAATTAAGCAAGAATGGAATCTTCCCTGTTCGATTGGTGTAGCTCCGAATAAGTTATTAGCAAAGATGGCATCCGATATGAAGAAACCCAATGGCATAACGGTGTTGCGTCGAAGGGATGTACCGCATATATTATGGGAGAAGCCTTGTGTTGAATTGTTTGGCATTGGGCAAAAAACTGCTGAGAAGTTGAAAAAGCTCCATATCCATACGATTGGTGAACTTGCTAGTGCAGAGGAAACATTATTACTTAAGTCATTTGGCGTGATGGGTTCATGGATGAAGGACGCAGCAAATGGCATAGATAATAATGAGGTGAAATCGGAGCGGGAAGTTAATAAGTCGATAGGGCATACGACAACATTACCAGCAGATTTGACGAATAGCGAAGACATTAATCGCGTATTACTAAACTTATCAGATCAGACAACAAGAAGGTTACGACATCAAGGTCTAGTTGCGGGAACGGTTCAAATAACGATAAGAAAGCCAGATATGACGACGATTACTCGTTCTTATACGATGGACACGCCAACACACAATATGGAAGAGATCCATAAACAAGCACAACGATTGTTCGCACAGCATTGGCGTTATGGTGATCCTGTGCGATTGTTAGGAGTTACGTTGCAAAATTTACAACCGTTACAGTCTTCAGCTATTCAGTTAGATCTGTTTAGTTATAATGAAGAACCGAAGAAAGAAGCACTCACGAAAGTTATGGACCAATTACGTGATAAATTCGGTGAGAGTGCGGTGTTGACTGCAGGAATGCTAAGTGACGATCCTTCTAGTTTAATTCGTGATAAGAAAATTCGTGGAACATCACTTCAAAAGCTCGAAAAAGATTATGAAGATCTAGATAAAAGTTAG
- the cimA gene encoding citramalate synthase: MSSKIFIFDTTLRDGTQGEGISLSADDKLKIAQKLDSLGVNYIEGGNPGSNGKDIEFFQRVKSLKLNAKLTAFGSTRRKNSIAEHDASLLRIIESGVPAATLVGKAWDFHVHIALQTTLEENLAMIQDSFAFLKRNSMEAMYDAEHFFDGYKNNPEYAIAALKSAQAGGADWLVLCDTNGGTLPNEIAEIVSRVKDELDVPIGIHTHNDCELAVANTLAAVGAGATQVQGTINGYGERCGNANLCSIIPNLQLKMNYDCLPDNKITTLTNTARYISEIANVHMPVGQAYVGNAAFAHKGGIHVSAIMKDSKTYEHIQPELVGNKQRVLVSELAGQSNIISKASALGLNVNTNNEKTKQIMDHIKELEHEGYQFEAADASLELLLRKAFGDWEPAFHVDSFKIHSENKNDVMISEAIVKITVDGKPIYTVAEGNGPVNALDTALRKALIQHYPDIEHVHLTDYKVRVIDEKDATAAKVRVLIESTGKLNSWNTVGLSGNVIDASWAAIVDSFHYALISLEKANINSLPNTSLEHAGLANL; the protein is encoded by the coding sequence ATGTCATCTAAAATATTTATTTTCGATACGACGCTGCGCGACGGTACACAAGGTGAAGGTATAAGCCTGTCCGCAGATGATAAGCTTAAAATCGCTCAAAAACTCGACTCTTTAGGAGTTAACTATATTGAGGGTGGAAATCCAGGTAGTAATGGTAAAGACATTGAATTTTTCCAACGAGTGAAGTCGTTGAAATTGAATGCCAAACTTACCGCTTTTGGTAGTACTCGTCGTAAGAATAGTATTGCCGAACATGATGCGAGTCTACTTAGAATTATTGAATCTGGTGTACCAGCTGCAACTCTAGTCGGAAAAGCATGGGATTTCCATGTACATATTGCACTACAAACTACTCTTGAAGAAAACTTAGCAATGATCCAAGATTCGTTTGCTTTTCTGAAACGTAATAGTATGGAAGCGATGTATGATGCAGAGCATTTCTTTGATGGTTACAAAAATAATCCTGAATACGCAATTGCTGCACTAAAAAGTGCCCAAGCAGGTGGCGCGGATTGGTTAGTTCTATGCGATACGAATGGTGGAACACTACCGAATGAAATCGCTGAGATTGTCTCTCGAGTGAAAGATGAGCTTGATGTGCCTATTGGTATACACACTCATAATGACTGTGAGTTAGCTGTCGCTAATACACTTGCTGCAGTTGGTGCTGGTGCAACTCAAGTTCAAGGCACGATCAATGGCTATGGAGAACGTTGTGGTAATGCAAATCTTTGTTCTATTATTCCTAATCTTCAATTGAAAATGAATTATGATTGTCTTCCTGACAATAAAATTACTACATTAACAAATACTGCTCGTTACATTAGTGAAATTGCAAACGTTCATATGCCTGTTGGTCAAGCTTATGTAGGTAATGCTGCGTTCGCACATAAAGGCGGAATTCATGTTTCTGCTATTATGAAGGACTCAAAAACATACGAGCATATCCAACCTGAATTGGTAGGTAATAAGCAACGTGTGCTTGTCTCTGAACTTGCAGGGCAAAGTAACATCATTTCTAAAGCATCTGCTCTTGGACTTAATGTTAATACGAATAACGAAAAAACTAAACAAATTATGGATCATATTAAAGAACTTGAGCATGAAGGGTATCAATTTGAGGCAGCTGATGCATCACTTGAATTGTTACTGCGCAAAGCTTTCGGTGATTGGGAACCTGCATTCCATGTAGATTCTTTCAAAATCCATAGTGAAAATAAAAACGACGTAATGATTTCTGAAGCAATCGTGAAAATAACAGTTGATGGCAAACCGATTTATACTGTTGCAGAAGGTAATGGACCTGTAAATGCACTCGATACTGCGCTTCGTAAAGCACTTATCCAGCATTACCCTGATATTGAACATGTTCATCTGACCGATTATAAGGTTCGCGTAATTGATGAAAAAGATGCAACCGCAGCTAAAGTTCGCGTATTGATTGAATCTACAGGTAAGTTAAATAGTTGGAATACGGTCGGCTTATCCGGTAATGTTATTGATGCGAGTTGGGCAGCAATTGTTGATAGCTTCCACTATGCTCTAATTAGTTTGGAGAAAGCGAACATTAATTCCCTACCTAATACTTCCCTAGAACATGCTGGACTTGCAAATCTATAA
- a CDS encoding MFS transporter codes for MGAKSDQPLNKIRNYYDIVVILVLFFPALFVLSAVYFTVPIINELKLTWNINNVEAAWSSTIFSICFALGCLIYGPISNYVGRKPIIVIGLISLSIITICCYFVKEYGEFLLLRALQGATAASFSPVALTYIAERFTLPKRVLVVGYISMGFLLGGIVGQLLASYFATYHYWQHLYGWMSIIYGLLAIIVLIGLPNIDDRTKDVLRIRYITFNRLIRLVKRTTSNNTLERIVAALEDFRNKRLLLVYVITFTVLFGFVGCYTIFANILHGQLTSTQLLWFRAYGAIGMLICPFVRYIPLPLVTMLRLALSLAILSLLLLTFEQQLSVYILISIVFTFSIAWLVPIVIALVGIYGELHRGLSTSIYTFILFLGAALAPIVATLVINSSYREFSFILFALTYAVSLICAMQLPKSSYKQMN; via the coding sequence ATGGGAGCTAAGAGCGATCAGCCCTTGAATAAGATACGCAACTATTACGATATTGTCGTTATACTGGTTCTATTTTTCCCAGCATTATTTGTGTTATCAGCAGTTTATTTCACGGTTCCAATAATAAATGAATTGAAATTAACATGGAATATTAACAATGTTGAAGCGGCGTGGAGTAGTACTATATTTTCTATATGTTTTGCTCTTGGTTGCCTAATATATGGGCCTATTTCTAACTATGTTGGTCGTAAGCCCATCATTGTTATTGGTTTAATTTCTTTATCAATCATTACGATTTGTTGCTATTTTGTGAAAGAGTACGGGGAGTTTCTGTTATTACGTGCATTACAAGGTGCTACAGCTGCAAGTTTCTCGCCAGTGGCACTTACTTATATTGCGGAACGTTTTACATTACCAAAGAGAGTACTCGTTGTTGGTTATATTAGTATGGGATTTCTACTTGGTGGAATTGTAGGGCAGCTCTTAGCAAGTTATTTTGCTACGTATCATTACTGGCAACATTTATATGGCTGGATGAGTATCATTTATGGATTGCTAGCCATAATTGTTTTGATAGGGTTACCGAACATAGATGATCGAACAAAAGATGTTTTGAGGATTCGCTATATAACATTTAACCGATTAATAAGATTAGTAAAGCGAACAACATCGAACAATACACTAGAACGTATTGTTGCTGCCCTAGAAGACTTTCGGAATAAAAGATTGTTATTAGTTTACGTAATTACGTTTACGGTCTTATTTGGCTTTGTAGGCTGTTATACGATCTTTGCAAATATATTGCATGGTCAATTAACAAGTACTCAATTACTGTGGTTTCGTGCGTATGGTGCAATTGGTATGCTCATTTGCCCATTTGTACGATATATACCATTGCCACTCGTAACTATGTTGCGACTGGCTTTATCGCTAGCGATACTATCTCTACTACTGTTAACGTTTGAACAACAGTTGAGTGTCTATATTTTAATTAGTATCGTTTTTACTTTTTCTATTGCATGGCTTGTACCAATTGTCATTGCTTTGGTAGGAATTTATGGAGAATTGCATCGAGGATTATCGACATCAATATATACATTTATTTTATTTCTTGGAGCAGCACTTGCGCCAATCGTTGCAACGCTTGTCATCAATAGTTCATATCGTGAGTTTTCATTTATTTTGTTTGCCTTGACCTATGCGGTAAGTTTAATCTGTGCGATGCAACTGCCAAAGTCAAGTTATAAGCAGATGAACTAG
- a CDS encoding TlpA family protein disulfide reductase — MKRIYSIIVVSLLLASLGIYNYIDGRKSETMLSNGGVSLEDFKPKAGQLSPAQELPDFNEQMISFGSAQPKLQLINFWASWCGPCELEAPDLQKIHEKYSNSLVLYGVNATKDDRERQARQFVEDQGFTFDILFDREGDITNLYKVGTFPTSFLVDRDGVIRERINGVITLEQWERIIEQYM, encoded by the coding sequence ATGAAAAGAATATATTCCATAATTGTTGTATCGTTGTTACTTGCTAGTTTAGGGATTTATAACTATATAGATGGGCGCAAGTCGGAAACTATGCTCTCTAATGGTGGAGTATCACTAGAAGATTTTAAACCAAAAGCTGGACAATTGTCGCCGGCACAAGAACTTCCTGATTTTAATGAGCAAATGATAAGTTTTGGATCAGCTCAACCTAAATTACAATTGATTAATTTCTGGGCATCTTGGTGTGGTCCTTGTGAACTTGAAGCTCCAGATTTGCAGAAGATACATGAGAAATACAGTAATTCTTTAGTTTTGTATGGTGTGAATGCTACCAAAGATGATCGTGAACGCCAAGCACGGCAATTTGTAGAGGATCAAGGATTTACATTTGATATTTTATTTGATCGTGAAGGCGATATTACTAATTTATATAAAGTAGGAACATTCCCAACGAGTTTTTTAGTTGATCGAGATGGAGTTATTCGTGAACGTATTAATGGAGTTATTACGTTAGAACAATGGGAAAGAATTATTGAGCAATATATGTAA
- a CDS encoding Mov34/MPN/PAD-1 family protein: MNTLTMTSSCYKEILTYGYANLPFESCGVIASSNGERIDTFIPIINDHPNPLHYFSFQPQSWINTLYQLQRNNLQLIGYMHTHPNEEALPSSLDTIGFDNQQQQLLCIVSYKQKDSPYIRLYQHLPTKGMKDYPLMLT; the protein is encoded by the coding sequence TTGAACACACTTACCATGACATCATCCTGCTACAAAGAGATATTAACCTATGGATACGCAAATCTTCCTTTTGAGTCTTGTGGTGTAATAGCTAGTAGCAATGGCGAACGTATCGATACATTTATTCCGATTATAAATGATCACCCAAACCCGTTGCACTACTTTTCTTTCCAACCTCAATCTTGGATCAATACCCTATATCAGTTGCAACGAAATAACTTACAATTGATTGGTTACATGCATACACATCCGAATGAAGAAGCGTTACCTTCTTCCTTAGATACAATAGGTTTTGATAATCAACAACAGCAATTACTATGTATAGTTAGTTATAAACAAAAAGATAGTCCCTATATTCGATTGTATCAGCATCTGCCGACCAAAGGAATGAAAGACTACCCGTTAATGTTGACTTAA